One Gimesia chilikensis DNA segment encodes these proteins:
- a CDS encoding porin produces the protein MNKFSQWIVVALAISTHSIVFGGETYPEPGYLDESAPATEESLYQPISLNVAEEAVCAPDTMAAQDCVNQICLPECQCCNFLEQFLMRHSPIYPSMNSQRVRVGGWLDQGFTGNFQKPSNNFNLPVTFNDRSNEYQMNQLYLFVERPVDFGGDEFDWGFRGDLLYGTDYFYTTALGLETRSDGAPHWNSSDGPRSSGGYNYAMYGLAMPQLYAEFYLPFLSGVSFKAGHFYTPIGYESVMAPKNFFYSHSYSMQYGEPFTHTGVLGTVQINEQLQVLAGVARGWDAWEDPNDDAELLAGIGWNSANEDTSINLTLTSGDQDNGISNTANRTLISFVLSHDFTDCLTYVFQSDFGIQDNGTINNQFQAVPAKWYSFNQYLFYDITDKFAVGARFEYFRDQNFSRVLQVPEFLASGGNYYGLTVGANWRPHHCVTVRPELRFDWSDTQAPLVGVQGPYRNFQSDYQVLLGGDVIIRF, from the coding sequence ATGAATAAATTTTCACAATGGATTGTGGTTGCTCTCGCGATCAGTACTCACAGTATCGTTTTCGGTGGTGAAACCTACCCGGAACCTGGCTACCTTGACGAATCGGCTCCGGCCACGGAAGAGAGTCTGTACCAACCGATCTCGCTAAATGTAGCAGAGGAAGCAGTTTGCGCTCCTGATACCATGGCCGCTCAGGACTGTGTGAATCAGATCTGCCTGCCCGAATGCCAGTGCTGCAATTTCCTTGAGCAGTTTCTGATGCGTCATTCGCCGATCTACCCTTCGATGAACTCACAGCGGGTTCGCGTCGGCGGCTGGTTGGACCAGGGTTTTACAGGCAACTTCCAGAAACCTTCGAACAACTTCAACCTGCCTGTCACCTTCAACGACCGCTCCAACGAATACCAGATGAATCAGCTGTACCTGTTCGTCGAGCGTCCCGTTGACTTCGGCGGCGACGAGTTCGACTGGGGTTTCCGGGGAGACCTGCTCTACGGTACCGACTACTTCTATACAACGGCCCTCGGTCTGGAAACCCGCTCTGATGGAGCCCCTCACTGGAACAGCTCTGACGGACCTCGGAGCAGCGGCGGATATAATTATGCCATGTACGGTCTGGCGATGCCTCAGTTGTACGCTGAATTCTATCTGCCCTTCCTGTCTGGCGTCAGCTTCAAAGCCGGTCACTTTTATACACCCATCGGTTATGAAAGCGTGATGGCTCCGAAGAACTTCTTCTACTCGCACTCTTACAGCATGCAGTATGGTGAACCCTTCACTCATACCGGTGTCCTGGGCACAGTCCAGATCAATGAACAACTGCAGGTACTGGCTGGTGTCGCTCGGGGCTGGGATGCCTGGGAAGATCCGAATGACGATGCGGAACTGCTGGCAGGAATTGGCTGGAATAGCGCTAATGAAGACACCAGCATCAACCTGACCCTGACTTCAGGCGATCAGGACAACGGAATCAGCAATACCGCCAACCGGACCCTGATCAGTTTTGTACTGTCTCACGACTTCACCGACTGCCTGACCTACGTCTTTCAGAGTGATTTCGGTATTCAGGACAACGGAACCATCAATAACCAGTTTCAGGCTGTTCCTGCAAAATGGTACTCCTTCAATCAGTACCTGTTCTACGACATCACCGATAAATTCGCCGTGGGTGCCCGCTTCGAGTATTTCCGGGATCAGAACTTCTCACGGGTCCTGCAGGTCCCCGAGTTCCTGGCCTCCGGTGGAAACTATTACGGGCTGACCGTGGGTGCCAACTGGCGACCACACCACTGCGTCACCGTGCGACCGGAACTGCGTTTCGACTGGTCTGATACCCAGGCTCCGCTGGTCGGTGTTCAGGGACCTTACCGTAACTTCCAGTCTGATTACCAGGTCCTGCTGGGTGGTGACGTGATCATCCGCTTCTAA
- a CDS encoding cation diffusion facilitator family transporter, whose protein sequence is MAAADSAGNSNEPAPAPLLEEFPEPLELSEDVSKIRRRRTSRLMRVAWVGITVRLFVIAMELVGLWFLGHSVLLVDALASCADVFTSLAILFAIRLAEQPPDEDHPFGHGRYEPLAGFQLGILIFLVGTGMFFYQLVAAFSHLQYEVIGWVSWTIPLFAAVLLEVTCRVVLRMARQEKSSAMIAEAYHYRTDALTSFLAALGLLIASWIPGYGHLIDHITAMLLAVIMVYLGWVAARENLHELTDKIPDQKYFDQVRASARKVAGVLDVEKVRIQTAGPDAHVDIDIEVNPNETVDQAHLLAQQVRQQIQHDWPSVREVVVHVEPYYEDDH, encoded by the coding sequence ATGGCAGCTGCTGACAGCGCTGGTAATTCGAATGAGCCTGCTCCGGCTCCTCTGCTGGAGGAATTTCCGGAACCGCTGGAATTATCAGAAGATGTTTCGAAGATCCGGCGCAGACGGACCTCCCGACTCATGAGAGTCGCCTGGGTCGGGATTACAGTCCGGCTGTTTGTGATCGCAATGGAGCTGGTAGGACTCTGGTTTCTGGGGCATTCGGTCCTGCTGGTTGATGCCCTGGCGAGCTGTGCCGATGTGTTTACTTCCCTGGCAATCCTGTTCGCAATTCGCCTGGCAGAGCAGCCTCCTGATGAAGACCATCCGTTCGGACATGGTCGCTATGAGCCGCTGGCAGGATTCCAACTGGGCATCTTAATCTTTCTTGTCGGGACCGGAATGTTCTTCTATCAACTGGTGGCGGCGTTCAGCCATCTCCAGTATGAGGTGATCGGCTGGGTGAGCTGGACGATTCCGCTGTTTGCTGCTGTACTGCTGGAAGTGACCTGTCGTGTGGTGCTGCGTATGGCCCGTCAGGAGAAGAGCTCGGCGATGATTGCCGAAGCTTATCATTATCGAACCGATGCCCTGACCAGCTTCCTGGCGGCCCTGGGGCTCCTGATTGCCAGCTGGATCCCCGGTTACGGCCATTTGATCGATCACATCACGGCAATGCTGCTGGCGGTGATTATGGTCTATCTGGGCTGGGTCGCTGCCCGGGAGAACCTGCATGAACTCACCGATAAGATTCCCGATCAGAAGTATTTTGATCAGGTCAGGGCTTCAGCCCGGAAGGTGGCAGGGGTGCTGGACGTGGAGAAAGTCCGGATCCAGACAGCAGGACCTGACGCGCATGTTGATATCGATATCGAAGTCAACCCGAACGAAACTGTCGATCAGGCCCATCTGCTGGCCCAGCAGGTTCGCCAGCAGATTCAACACGACTGGCCCTCCGTGCGGGAGGTCGTGGTGCACGTCGAACCCTATTATGAAGATGACCATTGA
- a CDS encoding M24 family metallopeptidase, which yields MTIVAVNAHAPISSGEIPTTDPRRATDVEHKQQQVISLLEAHNLDALLLQSPENMAWFTAGAELTRAGSNDPCAAVFITPDARLIACSNVDANQIFDRAIPGLGFQIKTRPWHEPLSQLVRDLCKGRNVASDTGVEGTLNLSDELRTLRFPFTELEGERIRELGKLVSHAVEATARRVERGNTEQEIAGCLSHRLLKHGVNPRRLQVMADGQSIRYRHWGYGEDRLERYCVISAVGSQNGLHAAATRTVSLGKPPSSIIKSHHLALLMQATGMYFSKPDWALFDTWNRVKRIYEKYDCPDEWQHADQADIMGYQSAETSILINSEFKFQPGMAAFWHPSVGPAMTGDTILIEENETIMITPMEQWPAAKIMVKENQLSLPDILILPDAD from the coding sequence ATGACCATCGTAGCAGTGAATGCTCATGCACCAATCTCTTCCGGAGAGATTCCCACGACAGACCCCCGGCGTGCCACCGATGTAGAACACAAGCAGCAACAGGTGATTTCGCTGCTTGAGGCTCATAACCTCGACGCGCTGCTACTGCAGTCTCCCGAGAATATGGCCTGGTTCACCGCGGGCGCCGAACTGACCCGTGCCGGATCGAACGATCCCTGTGCTGCGGTTTTCATTACCCCGGATGCCCGGTTGATTGCCTGCAGCAATGTGGACGCCAATCAGATTTTTGACCGTGCGATTCCGGGACTGGGCTTCCAGATCAAAACCCGCCCCTGGCACGAACCGTTGTCGCAACTGGTGCGGGACCTGTGTAAAGGTCGCAATGTTGCCAGCGACACTGGGGTTGAAGGAACGCTGAACCTCTCCGACGAATTAAGGACCCTGCGGTTCCCGTTTACCGAACTCGAAGGAGAACGCATCCGCGAACTGGGGAAACTGGTTTCGCATGCGGTCGAAGCGACTGCCCGCCGGGTTGAACGGGGAAACACGGAACAGGAGATCGCCGGCTGTCTTTCACATCGTCTATTGAAACATGGCGTCAACCCCCGGCGGTTACAGGTGATGGCAGACGGACAGAGTATCCGTTATCGACACTGGGGCTATGGCGAAGACCGCCTCGAGCGTTACTGTGTGATCTCGGCCGTCGGTTCCCAAAACGGTCTGCATGCGGCTGCGACACGCACCGTTTCATTGGGAAAACCTCCTTCCAGTATCATTAAATCGCATCATCTGGCACTGCTCATGCAGGCGACGGGAATGTATTTTTCCAAGCCGGACTGGGCTCTGTTTGACACGTGGAACCGGGTGAAACGCATCTACGAAAAATACGATTGCCCCGATGAATGGCAGCATGCGGACCAGGCGGACATCATGGGATATCAGTCGGCTGAGACGTCGATTCTGATCAACAGTGAGTTCAAGTTTCAGCCTGGTATGGCTGCATTCTGGCATCCCTCAGTTGGTCCTGCGATGACCGGGGATACCATCCTGATCGAAGAGAACGAGACCATCATGATTACGCCGATGGAGCAATGGCCCGCGGCCAAAATCATGGTGAAGGAAAACCAGCTGAGCCTGCCCGATATCCTGATTCTGCCTGACGCAGATTGA
- a CDS encoding TIGR03545 family protein has product MKWNYLLPRLTLAAIIWVFFAFAFDPLVRSGLIQMSQTVTGTQVEIYDLKTGFFPPAIKTGPVAISSPAKDKSYIATFSEMELKLAGRPLLQRNLIVEEAAILEMEFNSPRSTVATAEENSEPGSHFHLNFAPFRKKSKQLGKSWLDVLKQSAVEQLDPDRLATVRVSKQVQLEWKQRFAQYESRVDQVKLELDSVQDSVKTAEGKTLDRIKTYAESAERVDLLVKEGKQMREELNNLPQLAQRDFQRIEEAKDQDLAQLDSLMDSVSPDPEKILHALIGEELTAQLEEMTGWSSMIFQTVRTMRDEPEPERMQGEWIDFRPADALPNVLFKQIKVSGNARVNQQKYPFQALVRELSSEPTAYRRPIQLQARVEAEGEVRLAGELKFYEQQPTHDFLVKFDLPKQKIIQLENSDKLSLALIADQTECESRISFRENDFTCRVEFKQTPVRFQFDSEQAGLKPLTQVVAQALSTIDSISATLEGSGSYSQPVWRLESETGEQIARGLKLACQAEIGRQKQALAQQIEQLAQQERDQLIEKLNRQYSEVIAELEKEETRVQSVIQKVSGRSLNIRSLLR; this is encoded by the coding sequence ATGAAGTGGAATTACCTGCTCCCCCGCCTGACCCTGGCAGCGATTATCTGGGTCTTTTTTGCCTTCGCCTTTGATCCGCTCGTGCGCTCCGGCCTGATTCAAATGAGTCAAACCGTGACGGGAACGCAGGTGGAAATTTACGATCTCAAAACCGGTTTCTTTCCCCCGGCGATCAAGACCGGCCCGGTGGCAATCTCCAGTCCGGCCAAGGACAAGAGCTACATCGCCACGTTTTCTGAGATGGAACTGAAACTCGCGGGACGCCCACTGCTACAGCGGAACCTGATTGTCGAAGAGGCGGCCATTCTGGAAATGGAATTCAATTCGCCACGTTCCACTGTTGCAACTGCAGAAGAGAATTCGGAGCCGGGCAGTCACTTTCATTTGAACTTCGCCCCCTTTCGGAAAAAGTCAAAACAACTGGGTAAGAGCTGGCTGGATGTTTTGAAGCAGTCAGCTGTCGAGCAGCTGGATCCCGATCGTCTGGCAACCGTACGGGTTTCAAAGCAGGTCCAACTGGAGTGGAAGCAGCGTTTCGCACAGTATGAATCGAGGGTGGACCAGGTGAAGCTGGAACTGGATTCGGTTCAGGATTCGGTCAAAACCGCCGAGGGTAAGACCCTGGATCGAATCAAAACCTACGCGGAGTCGGCTGAACGTGTCGATCTGCTGGTCAAGGAAGGCAAGCAGATGCGGGAGGAACTCAACAACCTTCCTCAACTGGCACAACGCGATTTCCAGCGGATCGAAGAGGCCAAAGATCAGGATCTGGCTCAACTCGATTCGCTGATGGACTCCGTCTCTCCCGATCCAGAGAAAATTCTGCACGCGCTGATTGGTGAAGAACTCACAGCACAACTGGAAGAGATGACCGGCTGGTCGAGTATGATCTTTCAGACTGTCAGAACCATGCGCGACGAACCCGAACCGGAACGGATGCAGGGAGAATGGATTGACTTCCGACCCGCGGATGCACTGCCGAATGTGTTATTCAAGCAGATCAAAGTGAGCGGAAACGCGCGAGTGAATCAACAGAAATATCCGTTTCAGGCACTCGTACGGGAACTCTCCTCTGAGCCGACAGCGTATCGCCGTCCGATTCAACTGCAGGCACGCGTCGAGGCGGAAGGAGAAGTCAGGCTTGCGGGAGAACTCAAATTTTATGAGCAGCAGCCTACACACGACTTCCTCGTCAAGTTTGACCTGCCGAAACAGAAAATAATTCAACTTGAGAATTCCGATAAGTTATCGCTGGCACTGATCGCGGATCAGACCGAGTGCGAGTCGCGGATTTCGTTTCGGGAAAATGATTTCACGTGCCGGGTGGAATTTAAACAGACTCCCGTGCGGTTTCAGTTCGATTCCGAGCAGGCGGGCCTCAAGCCTCTGACACAAGTCGTCGCCCAGGCTCTCTCCACCATCGATTCCATCTCAGCGACCCTGGAGGGATCGGGAAGTTACAGCCAGCCTGTCTGGCGGTTGGAATCGGAAACCGGCGAGCAGATTGCCCGAGGGCTGAAGCTGGCCTGCCAGGCGGAAATCGGTCGTCAGAAGCAGGCACTGGCCCAACAGATTGAACAGCTGGCCCAGCAGGAGCGGGATCAGCTGATTGAAAAGCTGAATCGCCAGTACTCGGAAGTGATCGCTGAACTGGAAAAAGAAGAGACCCGGGTCCAGTCGGTTATTCAGAAAGTCTCAGGGCGGTCACTGAACATTCGCAGCCTGTTGCGTTGA
- a CDS encoding TIGR03546 family protein, translating into MSYWLRSLRFLASAFSGVSSPRQLALGFSMGMVIGLVPKDNLIVLMLLFILASSKVNLCSASLATLVFSWLGVLLDPLSHLLGKKVLSAPSLQGFWQSVYELPLAPWTDFNNTVVMGSLLLGLCLFYPAYRLTRPLFEKYTPIVAERLKRYWIVKLLWGTEVGTVMGEVS; encoded by the coding sequence ATGTCTTACTGGCTTCGCTCTCTGCGATTTCTGGCCAGCGCCTTCAGTGGCGTTTCCTCACCACGTCAACTGGCCCTCGGGTTCAGTATGGGCATGGTGATCGGTCTGGTTCCCAAAGATAATCTGATCGTCTTGATGCTGCTGTTCATTCTGGCAAGTTCCAAGGTCAATCTCTGCTCCGCTTCCCTGGCAACCCTCGTCTTTTCCTGGCTGGGTGTTTTGCTCGATCCGTTGAGTCATCTGCTGGGGAAAAAGGTTCTCAGCGCGCCGTCGTTACAGGGATTCTGGCAAAGCGTGTATGAACTCCCGCTGGCTCCCTGGACTGATTTCAATAATACCGTCGTGATGGGTAGCTTACTCTTGGGGCTCTGTCTGTTCTATCCGGCTTATCGACTGACGCGTCCCCTCTTCGAAAAATACACGCCGATCGTGGCTGAGCGGCTGAAAAGGTACTGGATTGTCAAACTGCTCTGGGGAACCGAAGTCGGTACCGTGATGGGAGAGGTTTCATGA
- the crcB gene encoding fluoride efflux transporter CrcB, giving the protein MSQLLAVGLGGFFGAIARYSITEFMSRKYPGFPAGTFVVNATGCLLIGILMAIVSHKQIHSSVWVHKHVSLFLITGMLGSLTTFSTFGHETVSLLRNAEMHHALINIAGNLLVGLFAVWLGWSLVMLWIQK; this is encoded by the coding sequence GTGTCACAACTGCTGGCCGTTGGACTGGGGGGATTTTTCGGAGCGATTGCGCGCTACAGTATCACGGAATTCATGTCACGAAAGTACCCCGGATTTCCCGCGGGTACCTTCGTGGTGAATGCGACAGGCTGCCTGTTGATCGGCATTCTGATGGCGATCGTCTCGCATAAGCAGATTCACTCTTCAGTGTGGGTGCATAAACATGTGAGCCTGTTTCTGATCACCGGCATGCTGGGCTCACTGACCACCTTTTCCACATTCGGTCATGAGACTGTCAGTCTGCTGCGGAATGCAGAGATGCATCATGCATTGATCAACATCGCCGGGAACCTGCTGGTCGGCCTGTTCGCTGTCTGGCTGGGCTGGTCGCTCGTCATGCTCTGGATTCAGAAGTAA
- a CDS encoding outer membrane protein assembly factor BamB family protein has protein sequence MNKSAFQLVMPLIAIGLCCGADWPQFRGPLTNNVATSDTPPTLVDQESIAWTADLEGRGASGPIIVGDKVFLTSTTGFKQDQLHVLCFDAKTGKQLWDRQFWATGRTQCHNKMCVATPTPASDGKRVFATFSSNDVVCLDLDGNLLWIRGLSHDFPNASNSLGMASSPIVVGETLIVPVENDDDSFTTGLDVKTGISRWKIKRPRVANWTSPAILKASDSAETLVLLQSSEGVDAVYPETGDTAWSYEQGAGRIPSTTVGDNTLYIPSNGLTALAPGSSSEPPKVLWQEQKLSPATASPLVYEKKVFTVNRAGVLTSANPEDGEVVWRLRLKGPFSATPIAAGKHLYLVNEKGLLQVVQVGADEGKETGEIDLKETILATPAIADNALFLRSDKHLWKISSK, from the coding sequence ATGAATAAGAGTGCCTTTCAACTTGTGATGCCTCTGATTGCCATCGGTCTGTGTTGTGGAGCCGACTGGCCGCAGTTCCGGGGACCGCTGACTAACAATGTGGCGACTTCGGATACACCGCCGACCCTGGTCGACCAGGAGAGCATTGCCTGGACCGCCGATCTGGAAGGTCGGGGGGCTTCGGGGCCGATCATCGTGGGAGACAAGGTCTTTCTGACCAGCACCACCGGCTTCAAACAGGACCAGCTGCACGTGCTCTGTTTCGATGCAAAGACCGGCAAGCAGCTCTGGGACCGTCAGTTCTGGGCAACGGGGCGGACACAGTGTCACAACAAAATGTGCGTGGCAACGCCGACTCCTGCCAGTGATGGCAAGCGGGTGTTCGCCACATTTTCGAGCAATGATGTCGTCTGTCTGGACCTGGACGGAAACCTGCTCTGGATCCGTGGTCTGTCACACGATTTCCCCAATGCGAGCAACAGCCTGGGAATGGCCTCTTCACCCATCGTCGTGGGTGAGACTCTGATCGTACCCGTCGAGAATGACGACGATTCTTTCACCACCGGCCTGGATGTGAAAACCGGCATCTCCCGCTGGAAAATCAAACGTCCCCGGGTTGCTAACTGGACCTCGCCCGCGATTCTGAAAGCTTCTGACAGCGCCGAAACCCTGGTGCTGTTGCAGTCGAGTGAAGGCGTCGATGCGGTTTATCCCGAGACGGGTGATACCGCGTGGAGCTACGAACAGGGAGCCGGCCGTATTCCTTCGACCACGGTCGGAGACAATACGCTGTATATTCCTTCCAACGGTCTCACCGCACTCGCACCCGGGTCCAGCAGCGAACCTCCCAAGGTTCTCTGGCAGGAACAGAAGCTCTCTCCCGCGACGGCCAGTCCCCTGGTGTATGAGAAGAAAGTCTTCACCGTGAACCGGGCAGGCGTATTGACCTCTGCGAATCCGGAAGATGGCGAAGTAGTCTGGCGTCTGCGGTTAAAAGGTCCTTTCAGTGCGACCCCGATCGCCGCCGGCAAGCATCTGTACCTGGTCAACGAAAAAGGACTGTTACAGGTGGTGCAGGTGGGGGCAGACGAAGGTAAAGAGACGGGCGAAATCGATCTGAAAGAGACGATTCTTGCCACGCCCGCGATTGCGGATAACGCGCTGTTCCTGCGCAGCGACAAGCACCTGTGGAAGATCTCTTCCAAGTAG
- the trpD gene encoding anthranilate phosphoribosyltransferase, whose amino-acid sequence MSLILSQTLNRLLEGENLESEATRQVISSIMQGECSDAQIAALLTALRMKGETSDELVGAAQAMHAKALAIPTNRQGLLDTCGTGGDQLHTFNISTTVALVAAAAGIPVAKHGNRSVSSSSGSSDVLEALGVRLDLTPEQIGQCLETTGIGFCFAPLLHSAMKYVAPVRRELGIRTIFNYLGPLTNPASAEYQLLGANSVEAAEKIAQALLKLGRKHALVVCGNGELDEVSLWGKTTVFEVTGANLNRFEWTAADFGLPECDVSQLTVESSEQSANIIREILNGEQGPARNMVVANASAALLAAEQASDLMQAVQKVAQLIDEGKVREKLQQLIDFSSSRGGE is encoded by the coding sequence ATGTCTTTAATTCTCAGCCAGACTCTGAATCGACTGCTCGAGGGAGAGAATCTGGAGAGTGAAGCGACCCGCCAGGTCATCTCCTCGATCATGCAGGGAGAATGCAGCGATGCCCAGATTGCCGCGCTGCTCACAGCACTCCGCATGAAAGGCGAAACGTCGGACGAACTCGTCGGCGCCGCCCAGGCGATGCACGCCAAGGCGCTCGCGATCCCCACGAACAGGCAAGGCCTGCTGGATACCTGTGGCACCGGCGGCGATCAGCTGCACACCTTCAACATCAGCACGACAGTCGCCCTGGTCGCGGCGGCAGCCGGCATCCCTGTCGCCAAGCATGGCAACCGCAGCGTCTCCAGTTCCAGCGGGTCGTCTGATGTCCTCGAAGCACTCGGGGTCCGACTCGACCTGACACCTGAACAAATCGGCCAGTGTCTGGAGACCACCGGCATCGGATTCTGCTTCGCTCCCCTGCTCCATTCCGCGATGAAATATGTTGCCCCGGTCCGCCGGGAACTCGGCATTCGCACCATCTTCAATTACCTTGGGCCTTTAACGAATCCGGCCAGCGCCGAGTACCAGTTGCTGGGGGCCAATTCGGTAGAGGCTGCGGAAAAAATTGCTCAAGCCCTGTTAAAATTAGGTCGAAAACATGCATTGGTTGTCTGTGGCAACGGAGAACTGGATGAGGTCAGCCTCTGGGGAAAAACGACCGTTTTCGAAGTGACGGGTGCCAACCTGAATCGCTTCGAATGGACGGCTGCGGACTTCGGGTTACCCGAATGCGACGTAAGTCAGTTGACAGTCGAATCCTCCGAGCAAAGTGCCAATATCATCCGCGAGATCCTGAATGGTGAACAGGGCCCGGCCCGTAACATGGTCGTCGCCAATGCTTCAGCTGCTTTACTGGCTGCTGAACAGGCTTCCGATCTGATGCAGGCTGTTCAAAAGGTCGCTCAACTGATCGATGAGGGAAAAGTACGCGAAAAACTCCAACAACTCATCGACTTTAGCAGTAGTAGAGGAGGAGAATAA
- a CDS encoding DUF2203 domain-containing protein → MNAEAQRKLIFNPDEANLRLPLVRAIVKDIVALYENLHDRQERIEEIKHLPGSTTRDEDSVYSEELLQAELDIENDKEQLKTYEDELLELGVELEDPALGVVNFPTLREGKEVYLCWRLGEEEVGHWHSLDETYSDRRSLLEESIDNDDHNDMLM, encoded by the coding sequence ATGAATGCTGAAGCACAACGCAAACTGATTTTCAATCCGGATGAGGCCAATCTCCGTTTACCGCTCGTACGGGCCATCGTCAAAGACATTGTCGCACTGTACGAGAATCTGCATGATCGCCAGGAACGGATCGAAGAGATCAAGCATCTCCCCGGCTCCACCACGCGCGATGAAGACTCCGTCTACAGTGAAGAACTGCTGCAGGCCGAGCTGGATATCGAGAACGACAAAGAGCAGCTGAAAACCTACGAAGATGAACTGCTCGAACTGGGTGTCGAGCTGGAAGATCCTGCTCTGGGTGTCGTCAACTTCCCGACCCTCCGCGAAGGCAAAGAGGTTTACCTCTGCTGGAGACTGGGTGAAGAGGAAGTCGGCCATTGGCACTCCCTCGACGAAACCTACTCAGATCGCCGTTCGCTGCTCGAAGAGTCCATCGACAACGATGACCACAACGACATGCTGATGTAA
- a CDS encoding sulfatase-like hydrolase/transferase: MNYRLFCLLSLCFLGLCLPSHPVAAQQEKQQRPNILLITADNLGYGDLGCYGNKVMQTPRLDQLAREGARLTDFYTASPTCTVSRATLLTGRYPQRIGLNHQLSADENYADGLRQSERLIPQYLKPQGYRTACFGKWNVGFSKGSRPTERGFDEFFGFAAGNIDYYHHYYAGRHDLWRGLNEVFEKGYSTELFADEACRFITENQKRPFFIYLPFNAPHFPSKRNKQPGQGNEWQAPDSAFAAYGYSPETKDPRKRYRAVVTALDTAIGRVLDQLDACGLRDNTLVIWYSDNGAFMLKDRGLEVASNKPLRDGGVTLWEGGIRVPAIVRYPGRIEAGSVNSSPLISLDILPTLIAVSGGERPADRTLDGKNMLPALEHPESAEPRTFFFQYRKYAAVRHANYKLLRTNPDKPFMLFDLDQDLSETTDLADQKPKITKQMKAAYAAWEQRVQAE, translated from the coding sequence ATGAATTACCGTCTGTTCTGTCTGTTGAGTCTCTGTTTTTTGGGTTTGTGTCTACCGTCGCATCCGGTGGCAGCACAGCAGGAAAAACAGCAGCGGCCCAATATCCTGTTGATCACAGCGGACAATCTGGGTTACGGTGATCTGGGCTGCTATGGAAACAAGGTCATGCAGACTCCCCGCCTGGATCAACTGGCGCGGGAAGGGGCGCGGCTGACCGATTTTTATACCGCTTCCCCTACCTGCACTGTTTCGCGGGCGACACTGCTGACGGGCCGTTATCCGCAGCGGATCGGCCTGAATCACCAGTTGAGTGCAGATGAAAATTACGCAGATGGCCTGCGACAGAGTGAGCGACTGATTCCTCAGTATCTCAAGCCTCAAGGATACCGGACGGCCTGCTTTGGTAAATGGAATGTCGGCTTTTCCAAAGGCAGCCGACCGACCGAGCGGGGCTTTGACGAGTTCTTTGGATTCGCAGCCGGCAACATCGACTATTATCACCACTACTACGCCGGGCGGCACGATCTGTGGCGTGGCCTCAATGAAGTCTTTGAGAAAGGCTATTCTACTGAGCTGTTTGCGGATGAGGCGTGTCGTTTCATCACTGAGAATCAAAAGCGTCCGTTTTTCATCTATCTGCCTTTTAATGCACCGCATTTTCCCAGTAAACGCAACAAGCAACCGGGACAGGGCAATGAATGGCAGGCGCCGGACAGTGCCTTTGCCGCGTATGGCTATTCACCCGAGACCAAAGATCCCCGCAAACGATATCGTGCCGTTGTGACCGCGCTGGATACGGCGATCGGCCGCGTGCTGGATCAACTGGACGCCTGCGGATTGCGGGATAACACATTGGTGATCTGGTATTCGGACAACGGTGCGTTCATGCTCAAGGACCGCGGACTGGAAGTCGCTTCCAACAAACCCCTGCGGGATGGCGGCGTCACTTTATGGGAGGGGGGCATCCGCGTGCCGGCGATCGTGCGTTATCCCGGTCGCATTGAAGCAGGCTCTGTTAACAGCAGCCCGTTGATTAGCCTGGATATCCTGCCGACCCTGATTGCGGTCTCCGGAGGAGAGCGCCCTGCAGATCGAACGCTGGATGGCAAGAACATGCTGCCGGCACTGGAGCATCCGGAATCGGCAGAGCCGCGGACATTCTTTTTCCAGTACCGGAAATACGCAGCAGTGAGGCATGCAAATTATAAACTGTTGCGGACGAATCCCGACAAGCCCTTCATGCTGTTTGATCTGGATCAGGATCTGAGCGAGACAACTGATCTCGCCGACCAGAAGCCGAAGATTACGAAACAGATGAAAGCAGCGTATGCAGCGTGGGAACAACGGGTGCAGGCTGAGTAA